Proteins found in one Xenopus laevis strain J_2021 chromosome 1L, Xenopus_laevis_v10.1, whole genome shotgun sequence genomic segment:
- the ypel1.L gene encoding yippee like 1 L homeolog isoform X1 encodes MVKMTKSKTFQAYLPNCHRTYSCIHCRAHLANHDELISKSFQGSQGRAYLFNSVVNVGCGPAEERVLLTGLHAVADIYCENCKTTLGWKYEHAFESSQKYKEGKFIIELAHMIKDNGWE; translated from the exons ATGGTGAAGATGACAAAATCAAAAACTTTCCAGGCTTACCTGCCAAATTGCCACAGAACGTACAGTTGTATTCACTGTAGGGCACATTTAGCCAACCACGATGAGCTGATATCCAAG TCATTTCAGGGAAGTCAAGGGAGAGCCTACCTCTTTAATTCAGT GGTGAATGTGGGATGTGGTCCAGCAGAAGAGAGGGTTCTTCTAACAGGACTGCACGCAGTGGCTGATATATACTGTGAGAACTGTAAAACTACCCTCGGCTGGAAATAT GAGCATGCCTTTGAGAGCAGTCAGAAATACAAGGAAGGCAAATTTATCATTGAACTGGCTCACATGATAAAAGACAATGGCTGGGAGTGA